A genome region from Natronosalvus rutilus includes the following:
- a CDS encoding PAS domain S-box protein — protein sequence MSGGSGGEQRAFDGGSLVYVDPTDRAPRVVDALESSCPGLSVHRAEMAADAVRALGNRSVDGVVTVDRLPDSDGLALVETIRRTHSTLPIVLYARHGSEELASRAIDTDVTAYVPATRDGLDGPDNPEDATERLCDRIECILAESGGDRFRRVDAMHDVALEFETCHDPETVYRLAVEAMIHVLESDDSALYVEEGGVLRPAAADGAIVSELTETFEPDQGVVGRTYRSGESSLDLDIGSDGDADPVDDELRSGLSVPVGSFGVLQATSRDPAAFTERDRTLAELLAAHVSAAISRIRSERAVRRERDRFGALFENVPDGVVVVSESGLDRIVAVNPGFERLFGYETDEIEGEILDELLLPAGEDVVPIYDAVGLGEVVTEEVTRLTADGPREFLLRGFAVELDGIVYEYIIYTDVTERKRRERELEEYRTLVETVGDPMYVLDADGTVAVANDAMAEAIGRSRQAVVGAPARSFMPEPALERGKRELRGILREDRQWGTFEFEYTDANDQNHVAEANVAPLVDDGDLVGNVGVIRDIGARKEREQRIRALHDGTRRLMAAENAKQVATVGCALATDILEYSLTGVYRYDPEVDALIPEAISDDAASLLGEPPVIERDGGLAWTAFEAGDPIAHGDVRDEDGVRNPETSIRSEAHLPLGEHGILLVSSTERNDFEEESLALANILAANVEAALERAERESELERRRRELERQNERLEEFAGTVSHDLRNPLTLATGHIDMLAAERDEEWRDHLSEVHWALERMDDIIDDVLVLARSGRELTDTESISLETVVRRASRTVDPALDLDVDGSLPAVTGEETRLLALFENLFRNALEHVGSDVSLTVGSSDDGFYVADDGPGIPPDEREAVLESGYTTHPEGTGFGLAIVTEVVNAHGWEIAVTESEAGGARFDVSLGEDGRGVDGNGDGNRDEERVTQIDTE from the coding sequence ATGTCTGGTGGTAGTGGTGGTGAGCAGCGAGCGTTCGATGGTGGGTCGCTCGTATACGTCGACCCGACCGACCGAGCGCCGCGAGTCGTCGACGCCCTCGAGTCGTCGTGTCCAGGACTGTCCGTTCACAGGGCCGAGATGGCTGCGGACGCGGTTCGAGCGCTTGGCAATCGCTCTGTCGACGGCGTAGTGACCGTCGACCGACTCCCCGATTCCGACGGACTCGCGCTCGTCGAAACGATCCGTCGAACCCACTCCACCCTTCCGATCGTGCTGTACGCCCGTCACGGCTCCGAAGAACTCGCGAGTCGCGCGATCGACACGGATGTGACGGCGTACGTCCCCGCCACTCGCGACGGGCTCGACGGCCCCGACAACCCCGAGGACGCCACCGAACGCCTGTGTGACCGCATCGAATGCATCCTGGCCGAGAGTGGCGGCGACCGATTTCGCCGAGTTGACGCGATGCACGACGTCGCTCTCGAGTTCGAAACCTGCCACGACCCCGAAACCGTCTACCGGCTCGCGGTCGAGGCGATGATTCACGTCCTCGAGAGCGACGACAGCGCACTCTACGTCGAGGAAGGGGGCGTGTTGCGGCCGGCGGCCGCCGACGGCGCCATCGTCTCCGAACTCACCGAGACGTTCGAACCCGACCAGGGGGTCGTCGGGCGAACCTACCGGTCCGGCGAATCGTCCCTCGACCTCGACATCGGCTCCGACGGCGACGCCGATCCCGTTGATGACGAGCTTCGCTCCGGGCTCAGCGTGCCCGTCGGGTCCTTCGGCGTGCTCCAGGCCACCTCGCGCGACCCGGCGGCGTTCACCGAGCGCGACCGCACGCTGGCGGAACTACTCGCGGCCCACGTCTCCGCGGCGATCTCGCGCATTCGATCGGAACGGGCCGTCCGTCGCGAACGTGATCGGTTCGGCGCGCTGTTCGAGAACGTCCCCGACGGCGTCGTCGTCGTCAGCGAATCGGGACTGGACCGGATCGTCGCCGTCAACCCCGGGTTCGAGCGCCTGTTCGGTTACGAGACGGACGAGATCGAAGGCGAGATCCTCGACGAATTGTTGCTTCCGGCGGGCGAAGACGTCGTCCCGATCTACGATGCGGTTGGCCTGGGAGAAGTCGTCACCGAGGAGGTCACGCGACTCACGGCCGACGGCCCGCGAGAGTTCCTCCTCAGGGGGTTCGCCGTCGAACTCGACGGCATCGTCTACGAGTACATCATCTACACCGACGTCACCGAACGAAAACGACGCGAACGGGAACTCGAGGAGTATCGGACGCTCGTCGAGACGGTCGGCGATCCCATGTACGTCCTCGACGCGGACGGGACCGTGGCGGTGGCAAACGACGCGATGGCCGAGGCGATCGGCCGATCCCGGCAAGCGGTCGTCGGCGCTCCCGCTCGCTCGTTCATGCCAGAACCGGCACTCGAACGGGGAAAACGGGAGCTTCGGGGAATTCTCCGGGAAGACCGACAATGGGGAACGTTCGAGTTCGAATACACCGACGCCAACGATCAGAACCACGTCGCCGAAGCGAACGTCGCCCCGCTGGTTGACGACGGCGACCTCGTCGGCAACGTCGGCGTTATACGCGACATCGGTGCGCGAAAAGAGCGCGAACAACGGATTCGCGCGCTCCACGACGGCACCCGACGGCTGATGGCCGCGGAGAACGCTAAGCAGGTAGCGACCGTCGGCTGTGCGCTCGCGACCGACATCCTCGAGTATTCGCTCACCGGCGTCTACCGGTACGACCCGGAGGTCGACGCCCTCATTCCGGAGGCGATATCGGACGACGCCGCCAGCCTCCTCGGCGAGCCGCCCGTCATCGAACGCGATGGTGGACTGGCCTGGACGGCGTTCGAAGCGGGCGATCCAATCGCTCACGGTGACGTCCGGGACGAAGACGGCGTACGAAATCCCGAGACGTCGATTCGAAGCGAGGCCCACCTTCCCCTGGGAGAGCACGGCATCCTCCTCGTCTCCTCGACCGAACGAAACGACTTCGAGGAGGAATCGCTCGCGCTCGCGAACATACTCGCTGCGAACGTCGAGGCCGCCCTCGAGCGCGCCGAGCGAGAGAGCGAACTCGAGCGCCGTCGTCGAGAACTCGAGCGTCAGAACGAGCGCTTAGAGGAGTTCGCGGGAACGGTCTCACACGACCTCAGAAACCCGCTCACGCTCGCGACCGGCCACATCGACATGCTCGCCGCCGAACGAGACGAGGAGTGGCGCGACCACCTCAGCGAAGTCCACTGGGCGCTCGAGCGGATGGACGACATCATCGACGACGTGCTCGTGCTCGCTCGCAGCGGGCGAGAACTCACCGACACCGAGTCAATCTCCCTCGAGACAGTGGTTCGTCGGGCCAGCCGAACGGTCGATCCAGCGCTCGACCTCGACGTCGACGGCTCACTTCCGGCCGTGACGGGCGAGGAGACGCGACTGCTCGCGCTGTTCGAGAACCTGTTTCGAAACGCCCTCGAGCACGTCGGGTCCGACGTCTCGCTCACGGTGGGTTCGTCCGACGACGGCTTCTACGTGGCCGACGACGGGCCGGGAATCCCGCCGGACGAACGGGAGGCAGTCCTCGAGTCCGGCTACACGACCCATCCAGAGGGAACGGGGTTCGGGCTGGCGATCGTGACGGAAGTCGTGAATGCTCACGGCTGGGAGATCGCGGTGACGGAGAGCGAGGCTGGCGGCGCTCGATTCGACGTTTCGCTCGGAGAAGATGGGAGAGGTGTCGATGGCAATGGCGACGGCAACAGGGATGAAGAACGAGTGACACAGATCGATACGGAGTAG
- a CDS encoding flavodoxin domain-containing protein: MASFLILYGTGEGQTAAVARRIGEKIAERGHETTVVDAAETEPDLEVEDFDAVLVGASIHAGTHQEAVTEFVRSWRAVLAAKPTAFFQVSLSSASEEGRTQAAGYVDEFVETTGWHPDRVGLFGGALRYSEYGFLKRLLMKQIAGRTIPDVPPADESGDVEFTDWHEVESFAADVAAFVEGRLGVAPPASDPSERDS, encoded by the coding sequence GTGGCCTCGTTTCTGATACTGTACGGAACCGGTGAAGGACAGACGGCAGCTGTCGCGAGGCGAATCGGCGAGAAAATCGCCGAGCGCGGCCACGAGACCACGGTCGTCGACGCAGCCGAGACCGAACCGGACCTCGAGGTAGAGGACTTCGACGCGGTGCTCGTTGGGGCATCGATCCACGCCGGGACACACCAGGAAGCGGTCACCGAGTTCGTCCGGTCGTGGAGAGCGGTGCTTGCGGCGAAGCCGACTGCGTTCTTCCAGGTGTCACTCTCGTCTGCTTCCGAGGAGGGGCGGACGCAGGCGGCAGGGTACGTCGACGAATTCGTCGAAACTACTGGATGGCATCCGGATCGAGTCGGCCTCTTCGGTGGCGCACTCCGGTACTCGGAGTACGGCTTCCTCAAACGACTACTGATGAAACAGATTGCGGGGCGGACGATCCCCGACGTGCCGCCGGCGGACGAGTCCGGGGACGTCGAGTTCACGGACTGGCACGAGGTCGAGTCGTTCGCGGCCGACGTGGCCGCGTTCGTCGAAGGCCGTCTCGGGGTAGCTCCGCCAGCGAGCGATCCATCCGAACGAGATAGCTGA
- a CDS encoding DUF5815 family protein, producing the protein MADPAPRVPGDDTSRLELPCGESLDPHEIDLGMREYSCSCGDRHAVVTDVHPPSRFVPESLVAVLQETVDTADDFDEFGTPHLLGIVMEEFPDEVVVHDASEDGAVGYTLLWVTDFEARRLHVVVVELIVELMEHAISHADDGDAITEFETQMLEFDVESFVDQYRDVRDFESEYDAPV; encoded by the coding sequence ATGGCCGACCCCGCGCCTCGCGTTCCGGGCGACGACACCAGCCGCCTCGAGCTACCCTGCGGAGAGTCGCTCGACCCGCACGAGATCGACCTCGGCATGCGCGAGTACAGCTGTTCGTGCGGTGATCGCCACGCCGTGGTCACCGACGTCCACCCGCCCTCGCGGTTCGTCCCCGAGTCGCTCGTCGCGGTCCTCCAGGAGACCGTCGACACAGCCGACGACTTCGACGAGTTCGGCACGCCCCACCTGCTCGGCATCGTCATGGAGGAGTTTCCCGATGAGGTGGTCGTCCACGACGCATCGGAGGACGGCGCCGTGGGGTACACGCTCCTGTGGGTGACCGACTTCGAGGCCCGGCGACTCCACGTCGTCGTCGTCGAACTGATCGTCGAGTTGATGGAACACGCGATCAGCCACGCCGACGATGGCGACGCAATCACCGAGTTCGAGACGCAGATGCTCGAGTTCGACGTCGAGTCGTTCGTCGATCAGTACCGTGACGTGCGGGACTTCGAGAGCGAGTACGACGCGCCGGTGTGA
- a CDS encoding DUF7124 domain-containing protein translates to MNGGSDMTLAFELEALQMLASPEAVFDDARGWSSYVGVVSEEPTYVVTNFTRKNRVRQDFFSGPRGKAESLESVKRQFDTERHVFVGVGDDDEALAHEVGWEFLHVEDAAESAEWTLATEPKEADDPDEAIRDDWP, encoded by the coding sequence ATGAACGGCGGAAGCGACATGACGCTCGCGTTCGAACTCGAGGCCCTGCAGATGCTCGCCTCGCCGGAGGCCGTCTTCGACGACGCCCGGGGCTGGAGTTCCTACGTCGGCGTCGTCTCCGAAGAGCCGACGTACGTGGTGACGAACTTCACCCGGAAGAACCGGGTCCGACAGGACTTCTTCTCCGGCCCGCGCGGCAAGGCTGAGAGCCTCGAGAGCGTCAAACGCCAGTTTGACACCGAGCGACACGTCTTCGTCGGTGTCGGCGACGACGACGAGGCCCTCGCCCACGAGGTCGGCTGGGAGTTCCTCCACGTCGAGGACGCCGCGGAGTCGGCCGAGTGGACGCTGGCGACCGAGCCGAAGGAAGCCGACGATCCGGACGAGGCGATTCGCGACGATTGGCCCTGA